One window from the genome of Salvelinus namaycush isolate Seneca chromosome 19, SaNama_1.0, whole genome shotgun sequence encodes:
- the LOC120064077 gene encoding popeye domain-containing 2-like — protein sequence MSADNSTLLETVFYGHPPCDGWTNNTEGAFYHLGNTVLFLGYMGGSSAYGSLFIFGFMTPAFTCLALWGWMTMCGVDVFTWNLLLLVACVFQICHLIYRLQQDGLANEELSALYSAIYLPLDVPVQVFKDIVGACENKVLALRVEETYAVEGKTPINQLSFLLSGRIRVSLEGQFLHYIFPLQFLDSPEWESLRPNEEGNFQVTLTAETDCRYISWRRRRLYMLLSKDRYITRLFSVMLGSDIANKLYSLNDKLFAKSGVRLDIRLPSLYHVLAPSPPGSEGEVCSGSGSARDRVDPVEQQEAAVVDVDPVPAYQKSEPPTPPTPRLQIQEKSPNPSTASPRQPQGPHPQRQPWPSDMEMLSGEDSTSLVLEDFADMTGSLMDYGSERDYLR from the exons ATGAGTGCAGACAACTCCACCCTGTTGGAGACAGTTTTCTACGGCCATCCACCATGTGATGGCTGGACCAACAACACAGAGGGAGCCTTCTACCACCTGGGCAACACCGTCTTGTTCCTGGGGTACATGGGGGGCAGCAGCGCCTACGGCTCCCTGTTCATCTTTGGTTTCATGACGCCTGCCTTCACCTGCCTGGCCCTGTGGGGCTGGATGACCATGTGTGGGGTGGACGTGTTCACCTGGAACCTGCTGCTGCTGGTGGCCTGCGTGTTCCAGATTTGCCACCTCATATACAGGCTGCAACAGGATGGCTTGGCCAACGAGGAGCTGTCGGCCCTCTACTCAGCCATCTACCTGCCCCTGGACGTGCCCGTACAGGTGTTCAAAGACATTGTGGGGGCCTGTGAGAACAAGGTGCTGGCCCTAAGAGTAGAGGAGACGTATGCAGTGGAGGGCAAGACGCCCATCAACCAGCTATCCTTTCTGCTGTCAGGGAG GATCCGTGTGTCTCTAGAAGGACAGTTCCTCCATTACATCTTCCCACTCCAGTTCCTGGACTCTCCTGAGTGGGAGTCTCTCAGACCCAATGAAGAGGGGAACTTTCAG GTGACCCTGACGGCGGAGACGGACTGCCGCTACATCTCGTGGCGCCGGCGCCGCCTTTACATGCTGCTGTCCAAGGATCGCTACATCACCCGCCTCTTCTCCGTCATGCTGGGCAGCGACATTGCCAACAAGCTCTACTCACTCAATGATAAGCTCTTCGCCAAGAGTGGTGTGCGCCTCGACATCCGCCTGCCCAGTCTCTACCATGTCCTGGCCCCCTCACCCCCGGGCAGCGAGGGTGAGGTCTGTAGCGGCAGTGGTAGTGCAAGGGACCGGGTAGACCCAGTGGAGCAGCAGGAGGCAGCAGTGGTGGATGTGGACCCGGTGCCAGCCTACCAGAAGTCAGAGCCTCCAACACCCCCGACCCCACGGCTGCAGATCCAAGAAAAGTCCCCCAACCCATCAACTGCAAGCCCCCGCCAACCCCAGGGCCCACACCCCCAGCGCCAGCCCTGGCCCTCAGACATGGAGATGCTCTCTGGTGAGGACTCCACCAGCCTGGTCCTGGAGGACTTCGCTGATATGACCGGGTCCTTAATGGATTATGGGAGTGAGAGGGATTATTTGAGGTAG